DNA from Syntrophorhabdaceae bacterium:
CTTTTAAGATTGCGCAAGAGGCTTGTTGTTGCCCAGCGCGGTCACAAACTCCTGAAAGACAAGCTTGATGGTCTCATGAAGGAGTTTATGGAACTGGCGAAGAGATACAAGATTTATCGTTTGGCAGTGGATAATGAGCTGCCCGGCGTGCTTAAGCTTTTCGTGCTTGCCGAGATCACGTCATCGCGGCAGATTACTGAAAATGCCCTCGAAAGCACGAAACAGGAGCTCCGGCTGACCATTACAAAGCGCCGGCTTATGAGCGTAGTCATACCTGAGGTCGAGGCCTTTTTCGGTGAGGCTGCCGGCATGTACTCATTCATCCATACCTCTCCGGAGCTTGACAAGGCGATCACCTCCCTGAAGGAATTTATGCCGAAGCTCATGAAGATGGCAGAGCTGGAAGAGGCCGTAAGGTTGATGAGCAGCGAGATCGAGAAGACCAGGCGCCGTGTCAACGCCCTCGAGTATACTATGATCCCCCGCATGCAGGAGACCATCAAGTATATAACCGGCAAGCTTGACGAGATGGAACGGTCAAATACGAGCAGGCTGATGAAGATCAAGGCCATGAGGCTCGCGCAGGAATCACAGAACCCGTAATCGTACAGATCGG
Protein-coding regions in this window:
- a CDS encoding V-type ATP synthase subunit D, producing MARLAVNPTRMELLRLRKRLVVAQRGHKLLKDKLDGLMKEFMELAKRYKIYRLAVDNELPGVLKLFVLAEITSSRQITENALESTKQELRLTITKRRLMSVVIPEVEAFFGEAAGMYSFIHTSPELDKAITSLKEFMPKLMKMAELEEAVRLMSSEIEKTRRRVNALEYTMIPRMQETIKYITGKLDEMERSNTSRLMKIKAMRLAQESQNP